The sequence ATTAGTAAACAAAGAAATAATCAAAGGGAATGATCCCGATGATCTAGTTGAAAATATATATAAACATTTAAACTAATAATCAACCTTATTCCTCCAATTTAAAGGAGTAAGGTTGTTTTTCAAGATTCTCATAAAATCAACCTTAATGGAATAGTTTAATTTATATTCATGTCATAATTTTTCTTTCAATCGATCATACTCTTCTACTGTTATCTCACCTCTAGCTAGTCGTTCTTTTAAAATATCAATATGGTGTGTCGATCCTCGATTTCCATTGATATACTTTTTCAATAAATAGAAACCTAAAAAGACTAATGCACCCCAAAAAAGAAACATACCTAACATCATTATTCCTCCTCCTTGAAAACCTGCACATTCATCAAACCAATGCATTTAAAGTCATCTCCTTTCCATATTCTTATTTTAGCAGTCAATTGTGCAGAATCTTTGAAGAGAGTTCATTCCCATTTATAACCTATCCCCCATACTGTTTTTAAATGATCATCAATTGGAAAACTAACATTTCTACACTTTTCCCTAATATTTCTTAAGTGCGAATCTACTGTACGCCCTTCTATATCTGAATCGAATCCCCATATTGTTTCGATTAACTTTTCGCGGCTGAATACTGATTGCTGATGTTTTAAAAACAAACCTATCATTTCAAACTCTTTTGGCGTTAAAGTAATCACTTTATCTTTATAATCTAATTCATGTTTTTCTTCATCCCATTTTAAACCTTTAAATTCAATCTGTTGTATGTGATGTGTTCTTCTTAGAACTGCCTCAATACGTGCCAACAAAACAGCTTCGTCAAAAGGTTTTGTTATGTAATCA comes from Chengkuizengella sediminis and encodes:
- a CDS encoding SHOCT domain-containing protein, with amino-acid sequence MHWFDECAGFQGGGIMMLGMFLFWGALVFLGFYLLKKYINGNRGSTHHIDILKERLARGEITVEEYDRLKEKL
- a CDS encoding response regulator, which produces MVKVLIVDDEIRMQQLLKLYLVPNGFQCLAVSNGKDAIHLLEGESFDLVLLDIMMPELDGWETAETIREFSDVPIIMLTARDQSSDMVKGLKIGADDYITKPFDEAVLLARIEAVLRRTHHIQQIEFKGLKWDEEKHELDYKDKVITLTPKEFEMIGLFLKHQQSVFSREKLIETIWGFDSDIEGRTVDSHLRNIREKCRNVSFPIDDHLKTVWGIGYKWE